From the genome of Sphingobacterium kitahiroshimense, one region includes:
- the htpG gene encoding molecular chaperone HtpG, with the protein MNTEKGSISIHTENIFPVIKKFLYSDNEIFLRELVSNAVDASQKIKRLASLGQYQGEVGDLLVDVKLDEAAKTITISDNGIGMTADEIKKYINQVAFSGATEFMEKFKEANDANEIIGRFGLGFYSAFMVADNVEIETLSYQDGAEAAHWTCDGSTSYEISEGTRTTRGTDIILHINEESSEFLSQSRLQEILDKYARFLPVNIRFGTKTTSEPDGEDEEGKPKYKSVEVDNIINNTSPAWTKAPSELTDADYLAFYKELYPYSMDEPLFWIHLNVDYPFNLTGILYFPKIKNELEIQRNKIKLYSRQVFITDEVKDIVPEFLMLLHGVIDSPDIPLNVSRSFLQADSNVKKINNYITKKVADKLQEIFKTDRKGFEEKWNDIGLFIKYGMLSDEKFAEKANEFCLLTNTNKENYTIKEYYEKVKDIQVDKDGNIIYLYTHDAAQQDSFIATAKTKGYDVLVLDGPLDTHITSYLEQKGGEKVQLKRVDADVIDKLIQKDEKQELSISEEESKQALSIFEKAISRPDMKVEVDALSAEELPVSVTIDEFMRRMKDMAKTNGGMNFYGNLPDNYKVTVNGNHPLVKRILSSTEEEGAQLAKQAFDLALLSRGLLTGAALTSFVKRSVEMI; encoded by the coding sequence ATGAACACAGAAAAAGGATCTATTTCAATCCACACGGAAAACATTTTTCCTGTCATTAAAAAATTCTTATACTCTGATAATGAGATCTTCTTACGCGAGTTAGTTTCAAACGCGGTAGATGCTTCTCAAAAAATAAAGCGCTTAGCTTCATTAGGTCAATACCAAGGTGAAGTGGGTGATTTATTAGTTGATGTAAAACTTGATGAAGCAGCAAAAACGATTACCATTTCGGATAATGGTATCGGTATGACAGCTGACGAGATTAAAAAATACATCAATCAAGTTGCCTTCTCAGGTGCAACTGAATTTATGGAAAAATTCAAAGAAGCAAATGATGCAAATGAAATCATCGGTCGATTTGGATTAGGTTTCTATTCCGCATTCATGGTTGCTGATAACGTTGAAATCGAAACATTATCTTACCAAGATGGGGCAGAAGCTGCGCATTGGACATGTGATGGTAGTACTTCGTATGAAATTTCTGAAGGTACACGTACGACACGTGGTACTGATATCATTTTACACATTAATGAAGAGTCTTCAGAATTCCTAAGTCAATCGCGTTTACAGGAGATCTTGGACAAATATGCGCGTTTCCTTCCTGTAAATATCCGCTTCGGAACGAAAACAACTTCTGAACCAGATGGCGAAGATGAAGAAGGAAAACCAAAATATAAATCTGTTGAAGTTGATAACATCATCAACAACACAAGCCCAGCTTGGACCAAAGCTCCATCTGAACTGACAGATGCAGACTATTTGGCTTTCTATAAAGAGTTGTATCCATATTCAATGGACGAACCATTATTCTGGATCCATTTAAATGTTGATTATCCATTTAATTTAACCGGAATTTTATACTTCCCGAAAATTAAAAATGAATTAGAAATTCAACGTAATAAAATCAAATTATACTCACGTCAAGTATTCATTACCGACGAAGTAAAAGATATTGTTCCTGAATTTTTAATGTTGTTACATGGTGTAATCGACTCACCGGATATCCCGTTAAACGTTTCAAGAAGCTTCTTGCAGGCAGATAGTAACGTGAAAAAGATCAACAATTATATCACTAAAAAAGTAGCTGATAAGTTGCAGGAAATCTTTAAAACGGATCGTAAAGGTTTTGAAGAAAAATGGAATGATATCGGTCTATTTATCAAATATGGTATGTTGAGCGATGAGAAATTTGCTGAAAAAGCAAATGAATTCTGTTTATTGACCAATACAAATAAAGAGAACTACACAATTAAAGAGTATTACGAAAAAGTAAAAGATATTCAAGTTGATAAAGATGGAAATATCATTTATTTATATACCCATGATGCTGCTCAACAAGATAGCTTTATTGCTACAGCAAAAACAAAAGGCTATGATGTATTGGTTTTAGACGGACCTCTGGATACGCATATCACTTCTTATTTGGAACAAAAAGGAGGTGAAAAGGTACAGTTGAAACGTGTAGATGCCGATGTCATCGATAAGTTGATTCAAAAAGATGAGAAGCAAGAATTGTCAATTTCTGAAGAAGAATCTAAACAAGCCTTATCAATCTTTGAAAAAGCAATCAGCCGTCCTGACATGAAAGTTGAAGTGGATGCCTTATCTGCAGAAGAATTACCAGTATCAGTAACGATCGATGAATTTATGCGTCGTATGAAAGATATGGCCAAAACCAATGGCGGTATGAACTTTTACGGTAACTTACCTGATAACTATAAGGTAACGGTAAATGGTAACCACCCACTGGTAAAACGCATTTTATCAAGTACTGAAGAAGAAGGTGCACAATTGGCAAAACAAGCGTTTGACTTGGCTTTATTATCACGCGGTTTGTTAACAGGTGCTGCATTAACATCATTCGTGAAACGCAGTGTTGAGATGATCTAA
- a CDS encoding energy transducer TonB translates to MIKFIFSIIIALSMISSCSPISLNKKESAADVVDQHPLPPKGMDEFMRYIGDNFHYSKEMIDNQISGLVEISFVVEKDGSIVDMKVEKDLGFGTGEEGIRLIKEYGNWKPGYQKGKPVRVAYTLPIRLNLMETSEAPLINESIKTIFDMPLSWKKDEIIGFVNQKKLSVHDQGHTVFVPNYKFKDLTANFFGIRASDEKKVDEFALMYKFSNDGKDEIISNYNRFLQELILLYGEPSLIKFRKIDQDTDLNQLEANPVIWNCTNAVISIAFDKNANELLTTIKNKD, encoded by the coding sequence ATGATCAAGTTTATTTTTTCGATTATAATCGCATTGAGCATGATCAGTTCATGTAGCCCGATTTCTTTAAATAAGAAGGAGAGTGCTGCCGATGTTGTCGATCAGCATCCTTTACCACCTAAAGGTATGGATGAATTTATGCGCTATATTGGAGATAATTTTCATTATTCTAAGGAGATGATCGATAATCAAATTTCAGGTTTGGTGGAGATCTCATTTGTGGTTGAAAAAGACGGATCAATAGTCGACATGAAAGTTGAAAAAGATCTGGGGTTTGGTACGGGGGAGGAAGGAATACGGCTCATCAAAGAATATGGCAATTGGAAACCTGGTTATCAAAAAGGTAAACCCGTCAGAGTAGCCTACACACTTCCGATACGTTTAAATTTAATGGAAACTTCTGAAGCACCGTTGATTAATGAATCTATTAAGACGATATTTGATATGCCCTTATCGTGGAAAAAAGATGAAATCATCGGATTCGTAAATCAGAAGAAATTGTCCGTTCATGATCAAGGTCATACTGTTTTTGTTCCCAATTATAAATTCAAAGATCTAACAGCCAATTTTTTTGGAATTCGCGCTTCAGACGAAAAAAAGGTCGATGAGTTTGCACTCATGTATAAATTTTCTAATGATGGAAAAGACGAGATAATCTCTAATTACAATCGTTTTTTGCAAGAATTGATACTCCTTTATGGAGAACCTTCGCTTATAAAATTTAGGAAAATAGATCAGGATACCGATTTGAACCAATTGGAAGCAAATCCTGTTATTTGGAACTGTACAAATGCAGTAATTTCAATAGCATTTGATAAAAATGCAAATGAATTGTTGACGACAATAAAAAATAAAGATTAA
- a CDS encoding DUF2891 domain-containing protein, with product MFKILVTIFTCTVLLSCNNNNKNQGTTSQQTETENSTEGKNQQVVLDSTEAKRILALPLHCLEQEYPNKLGQVIGSAKDLKSPKQLHPIFYGCFDWHSSVHGYWSIVKILKTFPNLSESKQVRLILNDKITKTNVDQEIAFFLDSNNTSFERTYGWAWLLQLQAELLTWNDAEGKQWATALQPLADLLVKRYEGYLPKLVYPIRSGQHDNTAFGFTLSMDYAKVTQDTAFQNLITQHAKRLFINDKSCSLAYEPSGSDFLSPCLEEALLMTKVLNDDEYKKWLKGFMPDLFVKEFKLEPGIVKDRTDGKLVHLDGLNFSRATCLNGIATKLPELNHLHQQANNHLTYSLPNISNDDYMGSHWLGTFALYAITHQ from the coding sequence ATGTTCAAAATATTAGTTACCATTTTTACTTGTACTGTTTTATTGTCATGCAACAATAACAACAAAAATCAAGGAACAACTTCTCAACAAACAGAAACAGAAAATAGCACAGAAGGAAAAAATCAACAGGTCGTACTGGATTCTACTGAAGCAAAAAGGATATTGGCACTGCCGTTACATTGCCTTGAACAGGAGTATCCAAATAAATTGGGGCAGGTCATCGGATCTGCTAAGGATCTAAAATCACCAAAACAATTACATCCCATTTTTTATGGCTGTTTTGATTGGCATTCATCCGTTCATGGTTATTGGTCCATCGTTAAAATATTGAAAACATTTCCTAATCTTAGTGAAAGTAAGCAGGTGAGACTGATCTTGAACGATAAAATAACTAAAACGAATGTTGATCAGGAAATTGCTTTCTTTCTAGACAGTAATAACACAAGCTTCGAACGCACCTATGGATGGGCGTGGCTCTTGCAGTTACAGGCTGAATTATTGACTTGGAATGATGCTGAAGGGAAACAGTGGGCCACAGCATTGCAACCTTTGGCAGATCTGCTCGTAAAACGCTACGAGGGGTACTTGCCTAAACTCGTTTACCCAATTCGTTCGGGACAGCATGATAACACCGCTTTTGGATTTACCTTATCAATGGATTATGCGAAGGTAACGCAAGATACAGCTTTTCAAAATTTAATTACACAACATGCAAAGCGCCTTTTTATAAACGATAAATCCTGCTCGCTCGCATATGAACCAAGTGGTAGCGACTTTCTTTCTCCTTGCTTAGAAGAGGCATTGTTGATGACAAAAGTTTTAAATGATGACGAATATAAAAAATGGCTAAAAGGCTTTATGCCTGATTTGTTTGTTAAAGAGTTTAAGTTAGAGCCGGGTATTGTTAAAGACCGTACGGATGGTAAGCTTGTTCATTTAGATGGACTGAATTTTAGCCGTGCAACTTGTCTAAATGGCATCGCGACAAAATTACCGGAATTAAATCATTTACATCAACAGGCGAATAACCACCTCACTTACTCGTTGCCAAATATCAGCAATGATGACTATATGGGCTCGCATTGGTTAGGAACTTTTGCATTATATGCTATTACACATCAGTAA
- a CDS encoding alpha-L-fucosidase has product MNNLLKKSVLAVALLATVNSIQAQWTGPKIKSTEIKEIKYGPLSPANRTDEAMVAFRNYGLGQFIHWGLYAIPGNEWEGVSARGGAAASEWIRSWRGSSAPKDWVNTYDNLYKQFNPKDFDAKRWAKQAKDMGAKYVIFTTKHHDGFAMWPTKYSPYNISKTPYKKDIVKEVVDAYTAVGIDVYLYFSVLEWNNPDYMGKEPKTEEEKKKFDKFLKYTRNQLLELMTNYPQMKGFWFDGTWDQSWIKSYDFTYNLEKELREKHPGLIIGSRFRNDEFGKRHFDSNGQMLGDYEQGWERKLPGDITWLEGRDWDCVMTIPPNGWGYMKDWSGIYTKTTDDIIDMLTYSASLSGNFVLNFGPDGQGNMHPEEDKIAKELGEWMKINGEAIYGAKHAGMTTSKLGYFTKKADNLYLTVFNRPVNNIVRISVPKTATEVPVSATLLANGQMLEVRHSDLGIDLDKNTYYDVLLPKSFQSNQAFVIKMKTGAPKGKAEKLMDAKM; this is encoded by the coding sequence ATGAATAACTTATTAAAAAAGTCTGTACTTGCTGTGGCATTGTTAGCTACAGTTAATTCAATACAGGCACAATGGACTGGACCTAAAATTAAATCAACAGAAATCAAAGAAATTAAGTATGGACCGTTGTCACCTGCCAATCGGACAGATGAGGCAATGGTTGCATTCCGCAATTATGGATTAGGTCAATTTATACATTGGGGTCTCTATGCAATACCGGGTAATGAATGGGAAGGAGTGAGTGCCCGTGGTGGTGCAGCAGCATCCGAATGGATCCGTTCATGGAGAGGATCATCAGCTCCAAAAGATTGGGTGAATACGTACGACAATCTTTACAAACAATTTAATCCCAAAGATTTTGACGCAAAGCGTTGGGCAAAGCAGGCAAAAGACATGGGAGCAAAGTATGTAATTTTTACGACAAAGCACCACGATGGTTTCGCGATGTGGCCAACCAAATATTCCCCTTATAATATCAGTAAAACACCCTATAAAAAAGATATAGTCAAAGAGGTAGTAGATGCTTATACTGCAGTAGGTATCGATGTTTACCTTTATTTCTCTGTATTAGAATGGAACAATCCAGATTACATGGGTAAAGAACCTAAAACGGAAGAGGAAAAGAAAAAGTTTGATAAATTCTTGAAATATACTAGAAATCAGTTACTGGAGTTGATGACAAATTATCCACAGATGAAAGGATTTTGGTTTGATGGCACTTGGGATCAGTCTTGGATAAAGTCTTATGATTTTACTTATAATCTTGAAAAAGAACTTCGGGAAAAGCACCCTGGTCTTATCATCGGCTCCCGTTTCCGAAATGATGAATTTGGGAAACGTCATTTTGATTCAAATGGTCAGATGTTGGGCGATTATGAACAAGGTTGGGAACGCAAATTGCCGGGAGATATTACTTGGCTAGAGGGACGTGATTGGGATTGTGTGATGACAATTCCACCAAACGGCTGGGGATACATGAAAGATTGGTCGGGTATTTATACCAAAACGACAGACGATATTATCGATATGCTGACCTATTCAGCATCCCTAAGTGGTAATTTTGTTTTAAATTTCGGTCCAGATGGCCAAGGAAATATGCATCCTGAGGAAGATAAAATAGCAAAAGAGCTTGGTGAATGGATGAAAATAAATGGTGAAGCAATTTATGGAGCCAAACATGCTGGGATGACCACTTCTAAACTAGGATACTTCACTAAAAAAGCTGATAACTTATACCTCACAGTTTTCAACAGGCCCGTCAACAATATTGTCCGGATATCTGTGCCCAAAACTGCGACAGAGGTTCCTGTGTCTGCCACGTTATTAGCGAATGGACAAATGTTAGAGGTGCGTCATTCAGATCTTGGTATTGATCTCGATAAAAACACCTATTATGACGTGCTATTGCCCAAAAGTTTCCAGTCGAATCAAGCGTTTGTCATTAAAATGAAAACCGGCGCACCTAAAGGAAAAGCAGAGAAACTAATGGATGCTAAGATGTAA
- a CDS encoding beta-N-acetylhexosaminidase, protein MITKKLGKAAAFIVLLTINYSVTKAQLSLIPKPDFIQMTEGSYFFPSLSKIQIGDEAFDTVGRYLQKQLLSKFGYTGLIHHDKKQVSAIQFVRKQNLESEEYEIKTASSTLIIYASSPAGATHAVSSLLQAFGFGNKSASGITIPAFEIKDKPAYPWRGFMLDESRHFFGKEKVKSILDWMAFYKLNKFHWHLTDEPAWRLEIQKYPLLTLVGGIGSQTDPYAPAAYYTQADITEIVAYAQERSIEVIPEIDMPGHATAANLAYPQLSGGGNDKHPDFTFHPAKDITYSFLTQVLSETKALFPSSVIHLGGDEVSFGSEAWNSDTKVQDLKQKHHLNDNKAVENYFMRRMADSLKTMDATLLAWDEMVDADLSKEKTIFMWWRHDKPEQLKEILKAGYKTILTPRLPLYFDFVQEESHKYGRKWGKLYNPLENVYNFSPDNYASLTTEKNQILGIQGNLWTETVINTNRLDYLTFPRLAALAEVGWTKSSNKNYVQFSESLKKHLNLYREANLYYYDPFTNAHPEPVVIKKTQRAYIDNPE, encoded by the coding sequence ATGATCACAAAAAAACTGGGCAAAGCAGCAGCATTTATCGTCTTGCTTACGATTAACTATAGTGTTACGAAAGCACAGCTATCCCTAATTCCGAAGCCAGATTTTATACAGATGACGGAAGGGTCGTATTTCTTCCCTTCATTAAGTAAGATACAAATCGGAGATGAGGCTTTTGATACGGTTGGTCGGTATCTTCAAAAGCAGCTTTTATCAAAATTTGGTTATACAGGACTTATCCATCATGATAAAAAACAGGTTTCAGCAATTCAATTTGTTCGTAAGCAAAATCTTGAAAGTGAGGAATATGAAATTAAGACAGCGAGCAGTACGCTAATTATTTATGCAAGCTCTCCTGCAGGAGCTACCCATGCCGTCAGTTCGCTTTTGCAAGCATTTGGCTTTGGAAATAAATCTGCGTCTGGAATCACTATTCCTGCTTTTGAAATCAAAGATAAACCAGCATATCCGTGGCGAGGTTTTATGTTAGATGAATCACGTCACTTTTTTGGAAAGGAGAAGGTGAAATCCATTTTAGATTGGATGGCATTTTATAAACTCAATAAGTTCCACTGGCACTTGACTGATGAGCCCGCTTGGCGATTAGAAATCCAAAAATATCCTCTATTAACATTGGTCGGTGGTATTGGCTCCCAGACTGATCCATATGCTCCCGCGGCCTATTATACGCAGGCAGACATTACAGAGATTGTAGCTTATGCACAAGAAAGGAGCATCGAAGTCATTCCTGAAATCGATATGCCCGGCCATGCCACAGCGGCAAATCTAGCTTATCCCCAATTAAGTGGTGGTGGAAATGATAAACACCCAGATTTTACTTTTCATCCGGCGAAAGATATAACGTATTCTTTTTTAACTCAGGTGTTGAGCGAAACAAAAGCGCTGTTTCCTTCTTCGGTAATACATCTAGGGGGAGATGAAGTATCATTTGGCAGTGAGGCATGGAATTCAGATACCAAAGTGCAGGATTTGAAGCAGAAACATCATCTCAATGATAACAAGGCGGTAGAAAATTACTTCATGCGTCGCATGGCAGATTCGCTAAAAACAATGGATGCCACTTTGCTTGCCTGGGATGAAATGGTAGATGCCGATTTATCAAAAGAGAAAACTATATTCATGTGGTGGCGACATGATAAACCTGAACAGTTAAAAGAAATATTAAAGGCTGGCTATAAAACAATACTGACACCAAGATTACCGCTTTATTTTGATTTTGTACAGGAAGAATCACATAAGTATGGACGAAAATGGGGAAAGCTATACAATCCTTTGGAAAATGTTTATAATTTTTCTCCGGATAATTACGCTTCGTTGACCACCGAGAAAAATCAAATCTTAGGCATTCAGGGTAATTTATGGACAGAAACAGTTATCAATACCAATCGATTGGACTATTTAACTTTTCCACGATTAGCCGCTTTGGCGGAGGTCGGATGGACAAAAAGTTCAAATAAAAATTACGTGCAATTTTCAGAATCATTAAAAAAACATTTGAACTTGTACCGTGAAGCAAATTTATACTACTACGATCCATTTACGAATGCACATCCTGAACCTGTGGTGATAAAAAAGACACAACGTGCTTATATTGATAATCCTGAATAA
- a CDS encoding SIR2 family NAD-dependent protein deacylase: MKKKIIVFTGAGISAESGIKTFRDADGLWEGHDVDDVASIDGWYRNPKLVQDFYNMRRQVAMQAKPNAAHQALVVLQKSFDVQIVTQNVDTLHERAGSDHVLHLHGRLDQACSSKDKKLIYPIDGYEIKMGDLCEKGSQLRPNIVWFGEAVPNMETAIYMAREADIMIVIGTSLAVYPAAGLVDVIAPTCDLYVVDKQINTSRIPKRASTIESTASEAVPYLVAQLIERYAIL, encoded by the coding sequence ATGAAGAAGAAAATCATTGTATTTACCGGAGCTGGTATCTCAGCAGAAAGTGGCATTAAGACATTTAGAGATGCGGATGGATTGTGGGAGGGCCATGATGTAGATGACGTTGCTAGTATTGATGGCTGGTACCGTAATCCCAAACTTGTTCAAGATTTTTATAACATGAGGCGACAAGTCGCTATGCAGGCTAAACCGAATGCTGCACACCAAGCTTTAGTTGTTTTGCAGAAATCATTTGATGTACAGATTGTGACGCAAAATGTGGATACACTACATGAACGGGCAGGTTCTGATCATGTACTTCATTTGCATGGAAGATTAGATCAAGCTTGCTCATCAAAAGATAAAAAGTTAATCTATCCAATTGACGGTTATGAGATCAAAATGGGTGACTTATGTGAAAAAGGTTCTCAATTAAGACCTAATATAGTATGGTTTGGTGAGGCAGTTCCAAATATGGAGACCGCCATTTACATGGCACGAGAGGCCGACATAATGATTGTTATCGGGACCTCTTTGGCAGTATATCCAGCTGCTGGATTAGTTGATGTAATAGCACCTACATGCGATTTATATGTTGTTGATAAACAAATTAACACATCGCGGATACCCAAAAGAGCCAGTACCATAGAAAGTACTGCATCGGAGGCAGTTCCATATCTGGTTGCCCAGCTAATAGAGCGATATGCTATTTTGTAA
- a CDS encoding alpha-L-fucosidase yields the protein MIRKKSILAVLFLALSSYNVFAQETKNKNEDVKKMEWFEDAKLGIFIHWGIYSVKGVSESWAFFNNYISHENYMKQLGGFTANQYQPEEWAKLIQESGAKYSVITTRHHDGVSLWDSKSNNAITTAKDAAAKKDVLTPFVSALQKKGLKTGLYYSLPDWSHPDYDVNTRIKKRYNVGDDANRWNKFVNYYQGQLAELSKAYKPDLIWFDGDWEHNDQEWRAKETLTQLRKYNPNIIINSRLNQHGDYDTPEQGIPVVKPEARYWELCYTMNDSWGYQHFDHHYKTPNMIVRTLVDCISMGGNLLLDIGPKADGTIPTEQVQILKELGRWTSKHKDAIYGTRAGVQSRFWNDKNAFSKDGKTLYIYLDNVKDKLVLQGLKTKPASVKFVGNPDKIDYQYDDYTLELNLPTANFDPAVTVVAITFNEKPAIDLERKEVSYTAYEIAGQSQVAHAIATISKSTAIGSNLFKDKISADGDILDKNLKFTAAEIKEWVTKNAEILHDAEAGIADGHYAGLSALSKDKQTLYLFVEGTPTGPIALKGLKNTIARIRIVGEGSMIGHDIFNKLYWSSTPGIVYIDVPKERIDKNMTIIAVLLDKPIELYREHVGAIESNL from the coding sequence ATGATTCGGAAGAAGTCAATATTAGCAGTGTTGTTTTTAGCGCTTTCTAGCTACAACGTTTTTGCACAAGAAACTAAAAACAAGAATGAGGACGTAAAAAAAATGGAATGGTTTGAAGATGCAAAATTAGGCATTTTTATCCATTGGGGAATTTATTCGGTTAAGGGGGTTTCTGAATCTTGGGCTTTTTTCAATAACTATATCAGTCATGAAAATTACATGAAACAACTTGGTGGTTTTACAGCCAACCAATATCAACCGGAAGAATGGGCAAAATTAATTCAGGAATCCGGAGCAAAGTATTCGGTCATTACAACACGTCATCATGATGGTGTATCTCTTTGGGATAGCAAATCGAATAATGCAATTACAACAGCGAAAGATGCTGCTGCTAAAAAGGATGTTCTGACGCCTTTTGTATCGGCACTTCAGAAGAAAGGTCTTAAAACCGGATTGTATTACTCATTACCAGATTGGAGTCATCCAGATTATGATGTCAATACGAGAATAAAAAAACGTTATAACGTAGGCGATGATGCCAATCGGTGGAATAAGTTTGTTAATTACTATCAGGGACAGTTAGCAGAATTGTCTAAAGCATATAAGCCAGATCTAATTTGGTTTGATGGCGATTGGGAACACAATGATCAGGAATGGCGTGCAAAAGAAACATTGACGCAATTGCGTAAGTATAATCCAAATATCATTATCAATTCCAGACTGAATCAACATGGTGACTATGATACTCCAGAGCAGGGTATTCCGGTTGTAAAACCTGAAGCACGCTATTGGGAGCTCTGCTATACCATGAATGACTCTTGGGGATATCAGCATTTTGACCATCATTATAAAACTCCAAACATGATCGTCCGTACTTTGGTAGATTGTATTTCAATGGGCGGAAATCTTTTATTGGATATTGGCCCCAAAGCCGATGGGACAATACCTACAGAACAGGTGCAGATCTTGAAAGAATTAGGAAGATGGACTTCTAAACATAAAGATGCGATCTACGGAACGCGTGCAGGAGTGCAATCTCGGTTTTGGAATGATAAAAATGCTTTTTCTAAAGATGGAAAAACATTATACATCTACTTGGATAACGTAAAAGATAAATTAGTTTTACAAGGTCTGAAAACCAAACCTGCTTCAGTTAAATTTGTTGGAAACCCAGATAAGATAGATTATCAGTATGATGACTATACACTGGAATTAAATCTACCTACAGCTAATTTCGATCCAGCTGTAACTGTTGTAGCCATTACCTTTAATGAGAAGCCAGCTATTGATTTGGAAAGAAAAGAAGTGAGTTATACTGCTTATGAAATTGCAGGCCAAAGTCAAGTAGCGCATGCAATTGCAACAATTAGTAAATCTACAGCCATAGGATCCAATTTGTTTAAAGACAAGATCAGTGCAGACGGCGATATATTAGATAAAAACTTAAAATTTACAGCTGCCGAAATTAAAGAGTGGGTAACGAAAAATGCAGAAATCTTACATGATGCTGAAGCTGGAATTGCTGATGGACACTACGCGGGATTAAGTGCACTATCTAAAGATAAGCAGACACTTTATCTTTTCGTTGAAGGAACTCCAACGGGGCCTATTGCATTAAAGGGGCTTAAGAATACCATAGCACGTATACGCATCGTAGGTGAAGGTTCTATGATCGGACATGATATATTCAATAAATTATACTGGAGCTCGACACCAGGTATTGTGTATATTGATGTTCCCAAAGAACGGATCGATAAAAACATGACAATAATTGCTGTTTTATTAGATAAACCAATTGAATTGTATCGAGAGCACGTAGGAGCTATTGAAAGTAATTTATAA
- the rnhA gene encoding ribonuclease HI, giving the protein MIELYTDGASSGNPGPGGYGTILRTVYTGDNEAYKGKLIEKEFSGGYRKTTNNRMELMAVIVGLEALKNLNQKVTVYSDSKYVIDSIDKKWVYGWIQKGFAGKKNKDLWIRLMQVYKLHQVKLVWVKGHAGHPLNERCDQLAVKASKDQSSWKIDSVYEMEEAKAQL; this is encoded by the coding sequence ATGATTGAATTATACACGGATGGTGCTTCGAGCGGTAATCCAGGACCAGGTGGCTACGGTACGATATTAAGGACAGTTTATACGGGTGATAATGAAGCGTATAAAGGTAAACTGATTGAGAAAGAGTTTTCTGGTGGTTATCGTAAGACCACTAATAATCGCATGGAGCTGATGGCGGTAATAGTTGGTCTAGAAGCTTTAAAAAATCTCAACCAAAAGGTTACAGTCTATTCAGATTCCAAATATGTTATAGATTCCATCGACAAGAAATGGGTATATGGTTGGATTCAAAAAGGATTTGCAGGAAAGAAAAATAAAGATCTTTGGATAAGATTGATGCAGGTATACAAACTACATCAGGTTAAATTAGTATGGGTAAAAGGGCATGCTGGCCATCCTTTAAATGAGCGGTGTGACCAGTTGGCTGTAAAAGCTTCGAAAGATCAATCTTCTTGGAAGATTGATTCAGTATATGAAATGGAAGAAGCTAAAGCTCAGCTATAA